A genomic window from Planococcus rifietoensis includes:
- a CDS encoding calcium/sodium antiporter: MTYVLLLVGFALLIKGADFFVEGASKIAQSLRVSPLLIGLTVVAFGTSAPEASVSFIAALEGSSEVAIGNVVGSNIFNITLILGATALVFPLMVQSDTIRKEIPFALLSAVALLVLISDQQLQSLDSNLITRTEGIVLLLFFAIFLYYIFEVARKDRRSNEDTHADTANKSRLKNSLLTIGGLAGIIFGGSLVVDNSVQIALSLGMSETLVGLTIVAVGTSLPELVTSITAALKRQVDIALGNIIGSNIFNIFFVLGTSAVIHPLTVDSKIFTDIFLMIAVTILLMILSRTKYTVSRIEGGLLAAIYIVYLVFIILRN; encoded by the coding sequence ATGACTTACGTTTTATTATTGGTTGGCTTCGCTCTGTTAATCAAAGGCGCCGACTTTTTTGTAGAAGGAGCGTCAAAAATAGCGCAAAGTTTGAGGGTTTCGCCGCTATTGATCGGCTTGACGGTTGTCGCGTTCGGTACCAGCGCGCCGGAAGCTTCCGTCAGCTTTATTGCCGCCTTGGAAGGAAGCAGTGAAGTCGCGATTGGGAACGTCGTCGGCAGCAATATCTTCAACATCACGCTCATCTTAGGAGCCACTGCGCTCGTTTTCCCGTTGATGGTCCAGAGCGACACGATCCGTAAAGAAATACCATTCGCCTTGCTCAGCGCCGTGGCATTGCTCGTGTTGATCAGCGACCAGCAGCTCCAATCTTTGGACAGCAACCTCATCACCAGAACAGAAGGCATTGTACTGTTGCTGTTCTTCGCCATCTTTCTTTATTATATCTTCGAAGTGGCGCGGAAAGACCGCCGGAGTAATGAAGACACGCACGCTGACACCGCGAACAAATCCAGGCTGAAAAATTCGCTGTTAACCATCGGCGGGCTGGCCGGCATCATCTTCGGCGGCAGCCTCGTCGTCGATAACAGCGTCCAAATTGCCCTTTCACTTGGAATGAGCGAAACCTTGGTCGGCTTGACGATCGTCGCGGTCGGCACCTCGCTCCCCGAACTGGTTACTTCAATAACGGCCGCGCTGAAAAGACAAGTCGACATCGCGTTAGGGAATATCATCGGCAGCAATATCTTCAACATCTTCTTTGTATTGGGCACTTCGGCCGTGATTCATCCGTTAACCGTCGACTCGAAAATCTTTACGGACATCTTTCTGATGATCGCCGTGACTATTTTGTTGATGATTCTCTCCAGAACCAAGTACACGGTTTCGAGGATCGAAGGT
- a CDS encoding TIGR02677 family protein, whose protein sequence is MLEEEFKRIKEATYLSAEKSGTYRTILRFFYIQHERMKEFLLPEEVFAHLKEYITFEDYAIEELHMDLTQLVKWGNLFAQQESGNVRTIEEFKKRRFRYQCTPYTVEFERMLTGLERSDTFSGSLEKTQFDRLYKCLKSIEVFSKDDDDEKCAQYWDDVLTYFNKIRQNTSDYFAYLRSEDASEQMKSEAFLLYKDSFTAYLRDFIIALQQTASQIQGLLQSLDHRHMASFFEKVDRHEGKTFRFEQNDTEAITVMLEKWANIRDWFLGGEDSQYETIQRQTNEAIRRITRTVQRLGERNQQFRSRKDDYLHLANWFAGMESVDEAHKLSSVVFGVFHTRHFHSDHIPTDDIYTETWEEQPMIHETLPRVLKYGEKTKPTEMSDHTERKEEAKRQHLKRRNEEKRVIEQYMNGSEILLHELPSVEPYVRKLLLSWIAKAMVREDRIIQTEYGTKVEVTLDSHETVLLKSSDGTIEMPNARFRFIREEVRS, encoded by the coding sequence ATGCTAGAAGAGGAATTTAAACGCATAAAAGAAGCGACGTATTTATCTGCGGAGAAAAGTGGAACATACAGAACGATTTTACGTTTCTTTTATATTCAGCATGAAAGAATGAAGGAGTTTTTACTGCCAGAGGAGGTGTTTGCGCATCTCAAAGAATATATAACTTTTGAGGATTATGCGATAGAAGAACTCCATATGGATTTGACGCAGCTGGTGAAATGGGGCAATTTATTCGCTCAACAGGAGAGTGGAAATGTTCGCACAATCGAGGAATTCAAGAAGCGCCGTTTTCGTTATCAGTGTACCCCATATACCGTGGAGTTCGAGCGTATGCTCACCGGATTGGAAAGAAGCGATACGTTTAGCGGTTCGCTAGAAAAAACGCAGTTCGATCGCTTATACAAATGCCTGAAGAGTATTGAAGTATTTTCGAAAGATGATGATGATGAAAAGTGTGCACAGTATTGGGATGATGTTCTGACTTATTTCAATAAAATCCGGCAGAACACATCTGATTATTTCGCATACCTCCGCAGTGAAGATGCGAGTGAACAAATGAAATCGGAAGCGTTTCTTCTATATAAAGATAGCTTCACAGCCTACTTGCGAGATTTTATCATTGCGCTGCAGCAAACTGCTTCACAAATACAAGGACTTTTGCAGTCACTTGATCACCGACATATGGCATCGTTTTTCGAGAAAGTCGACCGTCATGAGGGAAAAACATTCCGCTTCGAACAGAATGACACGGAAGCAATTACCGTAATGCTAGAGAAATGGGCCAACATTAGAGATTGGTTCCTTGGTGGCGAAGATAGCCAATACGAAACGATCCAACGACAGACGAACGAAGCGATCCGCCGTATCACGCGTACCGTGCAAAGATTGGGTGAGCGCAATCAGCAATTTCGGAGCAGGAAAGACGATTATTTGCATCTGGCTAATTGGTTTGCAGGAATGGAATCAGTCGATGAAGCGCATAAGTTGTCTTCAGTTGTCTTTGGTGTTTTTCACACTCGTCATTTTCATTCAGATCATATTCCTACCGATGATATCTATACAGAGACGTGGGAAGAACAACCAATGATTCACGAAACACTCCCTCGGGTTCTAAAATACGGAGAGAAAACAAAGCCGACTGAAATGTCGGATCACACAGAACGAAAGGAAGAAGCAAAGCGGCAGCATCTTAAACGTCGTAACGAGGAAAAACGGGTTATCGAGCAGTACATGAATGGCAGCGAAATTCTTCTCCACGAATTGCCCTCCGTGGAGCCATATGTTCGTAAATTGCTATTGTCATGGATTGCCAAGGCAATGGTGAGAGAAGACCGGATAATTCAAACGGAATACGGTACGAAAGTAGAAGTTACGCTTGATTCGCATGAAACGGTCTTGCTTAAATCGTCAGATGGCACGATTGAAATGCCTAATGCCCGTTTCCGCTTTATCCGGGAAGAGGTGAGGTCATGA
- a CDS encoding TIGR02678 family protein: MNVREEYFDEQTEEALGLLFEKFWILRAEDPNAYKQIQEREHKLKRYISEKFGFDLIIRQHFIKMEKVPVEPKSWMGIQVFQEPMDYAIFCCALAFTEQKAVSEQFLLSDLTESIQEIYSGDFPLDWTDYRHRKSLVRALKEIAQLKLIRTIDGNVELFQSDGGEEVLYEVTIYARYFMRSYPDDLFRFNSIEEILESEWQRHLDDQRRKRVYRKLMFSPVVHRNGEADADFAYIRNYRNSLRDDLEAHPPFRLEVFKNAAMLTLPERKQRYTFLPDQRGISSVALHVAAYLREEENFEVTELGEVRLPRQTFEAIVRQVKERHGHGWSKQHRDETDKETVASLLSMWQEWELAEVDKEQEVIVIRSGAARMIGHYPKDYMKEVKRSDE, translated from the coding sequence ATGAATGTGAGAGAAGAATATTTTGACGAACAGACGGAAGAAGCACTCGGACTGTTATTTGAGAAGTTTTGGATTTTACGAGCGGAAGACCCCAATGCTTACAAGCAGATTCAGGAGCGGGAACACAAATTAAAGCGCTACATCAGCGAAAAGTTTGGCTTTGATCTAATTATTCGACAGCATTTTATCAAGATGGAGAAAGTACCGGTTGAACCGAAAAGTTGGATGGGTATTCAAGTATTCCAAGAGCCAATGGACTATGCTATTTTCTGCTGTGCACTTGCTTTTACGGAACAAAAAGCAGTAAGTGAGCAGTTTCTGCTATCAGACTTAACAGAAAGTATCCAGGAAATTTATAGTGGTGATTTTCCACTTGATTGGACAGATTATCGGCATCGCAAATCACTGGTGCGTGCATTGAAAGAAATCGCCCAGTTGAAGCTGATTCGTACAATTGACGGAAACGTAGAATTGTTTCAGTCGGATGGTGGAGAAGAAGTATTGTATGAAGTCACGATTTATGCCCGCTATTTTATGCGCTCGTATCCGGATGACCTATTCCGATTCAATTCAATTGAAGAGATTTTGGAAAGCGAATGGCAACGACATCTAGATGATCAACGGCGCAAGCGCGTCTATCGAAAGCTTATGTTTTCACCCGTGGTGCATCGCAATGGAGAGGCAGATGCAGATTTTGCTTATATCCGTAACTATCGAAACTCGCTGCGTGATGATTTAGAAGCACACCCGCCGTTTAGACTCGAAGTATTCAAGAATGCGGCAATGCTGACTTTACCTGAGCGGAAACAACGATATACATTTTTGCCGGACCAGCGTGGTATCAGTAGTGTCGCACTGCACGTGGCAGCATATTTGCGTGAAGAGGAAAATTTTGAAGTGACAGAGCTTGGCGAAGTCCGGCTGCCGCGTCAAACATTTGAAGCAATTGTGAGACAAGTTAAGGAGCGACATGGTCATGGTTGGAGTAAACAGCATCGCGATGAGACAGATAAAGAGACAGTCGCATCGCTTCTTTCCATGTGGCAGGAATGGGAACTTGCAGAAGTAGATAAGGAGCAGGAAGTAATCGTCATCCGTTCCGGCGCAGCGCGGATGATCGGCCATTACCCAAAAGACTATATGAAAGAAGTGAAGCGAAGTGACGAATAA
- a CDS encoding TIGR02680 family protein, whose amino-acid sequence MTNKWKMNRAGLLNFWYYDEETFDFEDGKLLLRGSNGSGKSVTMQSFLPVLLDGKKSPDRLDPFGSRSRRMEDYLLGEKEITNREERTGYLFLEYKRQGTDQYVTTGIGMQAKRGKELKSWGFVITDNRRIGVDLELFKVENQNGKLAKIPRSRIELENLIGTGGEVVKTNQEYMALVNKYVFGFSTMDAYKELIELLLQLRSPKLSKDFRPTVIYEILENALPPLTDEDLRYLSDSIEQMDQTKQQIEQLDREVKALSKLTKAYDAYNHRILADQIEELKRAILRVKKEKEDEKAMVASLRILESVILSIEQELREHEQREKALKQTKDRLTGHRMWGLEAEREKLLKSQSDNQNKFKRENNRLATYENKERQSKQVIEDTEETLNEQLGRLKDHLQDMAYEGEMSGFGQHEQNAADFGRYLEEKFSFGTWERETAAHHKRLEEARGKLQTFEALKEKIAEKRKEISNIEHQRDEKKQEAKGWNDTFEEDKQKKLNEFHLWAQTYNQYGIAGTAHQQASRLLGELYVDSSYSEVKQSYLPFVQAYDDKLQLKRLKQENELNVQKDKLADKKTELEERKAQRDPEPERQPATVEARQVLLEKGVVFAPLYELVEFQPNVSEGMQKRLEAALIDAGLLDALVTEQAVDILHDRVLEEAPVMLAHTLVDYLKPDTGQTGISVEQVEKVLQSILVGDHDSTTGIGEDGTYSLGILNGHAVPVEHVRYIGREARRRFRERLIQELELEIASIKERINVFVAKQEATATELANSKIAWSTFPEDLDLKTSFNEKREAERQIQFLDSQIEQAAEGLRKMDKDFQQLKRDVYEVTQTLSLETTAESYREALGFLRTYEKQLAELKNQHLIRLHDAESLRKEQEQLKYLVEDIDELKGELNMLEDTLAIASQSLQHLDEQLEEEGANDIRKQIRSVQHELRQIEEVLADRRTTLPQRKAEKTALSDQLSVSSKRLAFWRNMQTSWEEAVRGELKRGFISLKESVWQDVTKVEAALLVDVSKDKSQIERKLTNVFYEVQTDLAEHRMRERSVKWELEDWMAGVDADELLPIIDQWRQKTSRRIIEFDNRGISVTPYSLYKEIGDAQLLQENRLNEQDKELYEEILFNSVGHKLRSRIRRAENWTEGMKKLMESRDSSSGLKFSIRWKPRSADSESQLDTTDLVALLKQDARLLKEEDIERISTHFRSKIEMAKQWMLEKGEGQTLLQVLKHVLDYRKWFSFELSYERPNEKKRELTNHKFFTFSGGEKAMAMYIPLFTACYSRYLEAADSAPYIITLDEAFAGVDENNINEMFEVVEQLGFDYIMNSQVLWGDYETVSRLSVCELVRPRNADFVTVIRYKWDGRALVAVTDTERDWQNE is encoded by the coding sequence GTGACGAATAAATGGAAAATGAATCGGGCAGGATTGTTGAATTTCTGGTATTACGATGAAGAGACATTTGATTTTGAAGATGGAAAACTCTTACTACGTGGCAGTAACGGCTCGGGTAAGTCAGTCACAATGCAAAGCTTTCTACCGGTCTTACTAGATGGGAAAAAATCCCCTGACCGATTGGACCCTTTTGGATCTAGATCACGTCGAATGGAAGATTATTTACTCGGTGAAAAAGAGATAACCAACCGGGAAGAACGGACCGGCTATTTATTCCTCGAGTATAAAAGACAGGGTACGGATCAGTATGTAACGACAGGTATCGGCATGCAGGCAAAGCGTGGCAAAGAATTGAAATCATGGGGATTTGTTATTACCGATAATCGCCGAATCGGTGTCGATCTGGAACTGTTCAAGGTGGAAAATCAGAACGGGAAGTTGGCGAAAATACCAAGATCCCGCATCGAACTGGAAAATCTTATCGGCACGGGTGGAGAAGTCGTTAAGACGAATCAGGAATATATGGCACTTGTGAACAAGTACGTATTCGGCTTTTCAACAATGGATGCATATAAAGAATTGATCGAGCTGCTCCTCCAGCTTAGAAGTCCGAAACTGTCGAAGGATTTCAGGCCGACTGTCATTTATGAAATCTTGGAGAATGCCTTACCTCCTTTGACTGACGAAGACCTTCGTTATCTGTCCGATTCGATTGAGCAAATGGATCAGACGAAACAGCAAATTGAACAGCTCGATAGGGAAGTGAAAGCACTTAGCAAACTGACGAAAGCGTATGATGCTTACAACCATAGAATTTTGGCCGACCAAATTGAAGAACTGAAAAGGGCTATATTGCGAGTGAAGAAAGAAAAGGAAGACGAGAAGGCGATGGTGGCGTCACTTCGAATACTAGAGTCAGTTATTCTTTCGATTGAGCAAGAACTCAGAGAACATGAGCAGCGCGAGAAAGCGCTCAAGCAGACGAAAGACCGGCTAACAGGTCATCGGATGTGGGGGCTGGAAGCGGAACGAGAGAAATTACTGAAATCGCAGTCTGACAATCAAAATAAGTTTAAGCGCGAAAACAATCGACTTGCAACCTATGAAAATAAAGAACGACAAAGTAAACAGGTGATTGAAGATACAGAAGAAACGCTCAACGAACAGCTTGGCAGACTGAAAGACCATTTGCAGGACATGGCATATGAAGGAGAAATGAGTGGATTCGGACAGCATGAGCAGAACGCAGCAGATTTTGGACGTTATTTGGAAGAAAAATTTTCGTTTGGCACATGGGAAAGAGAAACGGCTGCTCATCATAAGCGGCTAGAGGAAGCCCGAGGTAAACTACAGACATTTGAAGCGCTGAAAGAGAAAATTGCCGAGAAGCGTAAAGAAATCAGCAATATTGAGCATCAGCGTGACGAAAAAAAGCAAGAGGCAAAAGGCTGGAACGATACATTTGAAGAAGATAAGCAAAAAAAGTTGAACGAATTCCACTTATGGGCACAAACTTATAACCAATACGGGATCGCTGGAACTGCGCACCAGCAAGCATCTCGTCTTTTGGGTGAACTGTATGTGGACAGTTCATATAGTGAGGTGAAACAATCCTATCTACCATTTGTACAAGCATATGATGATAAGCTGCAACTCAAAAGACTGAAGCAAGAAAACGAGCTGAACGTTCAAAAAGACAAACTGGCGGATAAAAAAACTGAGCTTGAAGAGAGAAAAGCACAGCGTGATCCGGAGCCGGAACGCCAGCCGGCAACGGTCGAAGCAAGGCAAGTCCTTTTGGAAAAAGGTGTGGTATTTGCACCTCTCTATGAGCTAGTGGAATTTCAACCGAATGTATCGGAGGGAATGCAAAAACGTCTGGAAGCGGCGCTTATTGATGCTGGACTGCTTGATGCATTAGTAACGGAACAGGCGGTCGATATTTTACATGACCGCGTATTGGAAGAAGCACCGGTTATGCTCGCCCACACACTCGTTGATTATCTGAAGCCGGACACTGGACAGACCGGAATATCGGTTGAACAGGTGGAAAAAGTATTGCAAAGCATACTCGTCGGTGACCACGATAGTACGACGGGGATAGGAGAAGACGGCACATACTCACTCGGTATTCTAAATGGTCACGCCGTACCAGTCGAGCATGTACGCTATATCGGACGAGAAGCACGTCGACGTTTCCGTGAGCGGCTTATCCAGGAACTGGAGCTGGAAATCGCGTCGATAAAAGAGCGGATTAATGTATTTGTAGCAAAACAGGAAGCGACAGCCACTGAACTGGCTAACTCTAAAATAGCCTGGAGTACATTTCCAGAAGACCTAGATTTAAAAACAAGTTTCAATGAAAAAAGGGAAGCAGAGCGTCAAATCCAATTCTTGGACAGTCAAATAGAGCAGGCAGCTGAGGGGCTCCGGAAGATGGACAAGGACTTTCAGCAGTTGAAACGGGATGTGTACGAAGTAACTCAAACACTTTCATTGGAAACAACAGCAGAATCGTACCGTGAAGCGCTCGGATTTTTACGGACATACGAAAAGCAATTGGCAGAGCTTAAAAATCAACATCTCATACGTCTTCATGATGCTGAAAGTTTGAGAAAAGAACAAGAGCAGCTGAAGTATTTAGTAGAGGACATTGATGAACTGAAAGGCGAACTGAATATGCTGGAAGACACTCTTGCTATTGCCAGCCAATCTCTTCAGCATCTGGATGAACAACTGGAGGAGGAAGGGGCCAACGACATACGGAAACAGATTCGCTCTGTTCAACATGAGCTACGGCAAATCGAAGAAGTTTTAGCCGATCGGCGTACTACTCTGCCGCAGCGAAAAGCCGAGAAAACAGCATTGAGTGATCAACTTTCGGTTTCCTCTAAAAGACTCGCTTTTTGGAGAAACATGCAGACGAGTTGGGAAGAAGCGGTGCGGGGAGAACTTAAGCGCGGATTTATTTCATTAAAGGAAAGCGTATGGCAAGATGTGACTAAAGTAGAAGCGGCATTATTAGTGGATGTCTCGAAAGATAAAAGCCAGATTGAACGAAAACTTACAAACGTATTTTACGAAGTGCAGACAGACCTTGCTGAACACCGCATGCGTGAGCGAAGCGTGAAGTGGGAATTAGAAGACTGGATGGCGGGCGTCGACGCAGATGAGTTGTTACCAATCATCGATCAGTGGCGTCAAAAGACATCACGCCGAATCATTGAATTCGATAATCGTGGCATATCGGTAACACCTTATTCCCTGTATAAAGAAATTGGAGATGCGCAACTCCTACAGGAAAATCGCTTGAACGAACAAGATAAAGAATTGTATGAGGAAATTCTATTCAACTCGGTTGGTCATAAACTGCGCAGCCGAATCCGCCGGGCGGAGAACTGGACTGAAGGGATGAAGAAATTAATGGAAAGTCGCGATTCGTCTTCCGGTCTAAAGTTCTCTATCCGGTGGAAACCAAGAAGCGCGGACTCTGAAAGCCAGCTAGATACAACAGACTTGGTAGCGTTACTTAAGCAGGATGCACGATTGCTCAAGGAAGAAGATATAGAACGAATTTCTACCCACTTTCGTTCGAAAATCGAAATGGCAAAGCAGTGGATGCTAGAGAAAGGAGAAGGACAGACACTCCTGCAAGTGCTGAAGCATGTCTTGGACTACCGCAAGTGGTTTTCGTTCGAACTATCGTATGAACGACCAAACGAAAAGAAACGTGAGCTCACAAACCATAAATTTTTCACATTCAGTGGCGGTGAAAAAGCGATGGCGATGTACATTCCGTTGTTCACGGCGTGCTACTCGCGATATCTTGAAGCAGCTGATAGCGCGCCGTACATCATTACGCTAGACGAAGCATTTGCGGGCGTAGATGAGAACAATATCAATGAAATGTTCGAGGTCGTCGAACAGCTAGGGTTTGACTACATCATGAATTCTCAAGTTCTATGGGGAGATTATGAGACGGTCAGCAGGCTATCGGTTTGCGAACTAGTTCGGCCTCGAAATGCAGATTTTGTGACTGTGATTCGCTATAAATGGGATGGCCGTGCACTTGTCGCAGTGACAGATACGGAAAGGGATTGGCAGAATGAATAA
- a CDS encoding TIGR02679 family protein — translation MNKEIICQAVTYFQSTPVYHKLFSEFRAKIESLGRIGGTVNIEDYSAEELESLTLFFGEMGNKKAIPLIAFDERLQETKFVDIHLPELLEVFFGEPIRFNKDVRKEKRDKEEEMLKKLGVTYPVLNGYFNYLSKRTADSHWIIRLLLTDSFTLSAQFLAKAANALPQKFERLPFFSQRVSGNPHTFDLSGMNGKLLIHFLHFRLYDGGAPPSGTEEVNELLLQFLILRDDISNFVSFANLLGTQDGTVHPVWYAAVKTESAVNMPLRELLLIDLVKPAVGTDVYVVENSGIFSSLLDAVPSAPLVCTHGQFKLAGLRLLDFLVESGSYVHYAGDFDPEGVAMAARLLERYPERVRLWKMDSESYATALSSFELGDRVKKIGSIKHPDVQEILAMMRETKKAGYQEALLEEMVNELKEKY, via the coding sequence ATGAATAAGGAGATAATCTGCCAAGCTGTCACTTACTTTCAAAGTACTCCTGTGTACCACAAGCTGTTTAGTGAATTTCGAGCAAAAATCGAATCGCTTGGTCGAATAGGTGGTACCGTGAATATTGAAGATTATTCTGCGGAGGAGCTGGAATCACTAACACTTTTTTTCGGAGAGATGGGAAATAAGAAAGCAATTCCCCTCATTGCATTCGATGAGCGGTTGCAGGAAACGAAGTTTGTAGACATTCATCTACCTGAATTGCTTGAAGTGTTTTTCGGTGAACCGATTCGTTTTAATAAAGATGTGCGGAAAGAGAAGAGGGACAAGGAAGAGGAAATGCTTAAGAAATTAGGAGTTACTTATCCTGTGCTGAACGGTTACTTCAATTATCTTAGTAAGCGAACAGCTGACTCCCACTGGATTATCCGACTTCTGTTAACTGACAGTTTTACTTTGAGTGCCCAATTTCTTGCGAAGGCAGCGAATGCGCTACCACAGAAGTTTGAGCGGCTCCCGTTTTTCAGTCAGAGAGTGAGCGGTAATCCACACACATTTGATTTATCGGGAATGAACGGCAAGTTGCTTATTCATTTTCTTCATTTTCGACTTTACGATGGCGGAGCACCACCTTCCGGCACGGAAGAAGTGAATGAACTCTTGCTGCAATTTCTGATTCTTCGTGATGATATTTCAAATTTTGTATCATTTGCTAATTTACTCGGAACTCAGGATGGTACAGTACATCCTGTTTGGTATGCAGCTGTTAAGACAGAAAGTGCAGTCAATATGCCACTGCGGGAACTGCTTCTGATTGATTTGGTAAAACCAGCAGTGGGGACCGATGTCTATGTCGTAGAGAATTCTGGTATTTTCTCTTCGCTGCTCGATGCGGTGCCGTCTGCTCCTCTTGTCTGTACGCATGGTCAGTTCAAGCTAGCGGGACTTCGTCTTCTCGATTTTCTTGTGGAGTCTGGGAGCTACGTTCATTATGCAGGTGACTTCGATCCAGAAGGTGTGGCAATGGCAGCCCGATTGCTTGAACGGTATCCCGAACGCGTTCGACTGTGGAAGATGGATTCAGAATCTTATGCAACTGCACTGTCGTCGTTTGAACTTGGCGACCGTGTCAAAAAAATCGGTAGTATTAAGCACCCTGATGTACAGGAAATACTGGCGATGATGCGAGAAACAAAGAAAGCGGGCTATCAAGAAGCACTGCTGGAAGAAATGGTGAATGAACTGAAAGAGAAATATTAA
- a CDS encoding tetratricopeptide repeat protein translates to MSYQVDQLLDRGVALKRSGNLEGARDCYIEALNADPTNMNVYLSLGKTAHLLRQQNLAIKCYLAFCHLMLSPIEKGIRQNNLPLHLKIQYEQLPLDALASLPKKSAFAIFMDTNTPRHLAHSLFDLSDQTLNSHPHLKPYSKIYDAHILGDGSHSRILQSFGLTASDQLATDEDIYIPAGQNFLLEEIQWSKIESTDVIDIYLKS, encoded by the coding sequence ATGTCTTATCAAGTTGATCAATTACTAGACAGAGGAGTAGCTTTAAAAAGAAGTGGAAACTTAGAAGGCGCGAGAGACTGTTATATCGAAGCCTTAAATGCAGATCCAACTAATATGAATGTCTATTTAAGTTTAGGGAAAACTGCTCATTTATTACGACAACAAAATTTAGCAATAAAATGTTATCTAGCATTCTGCCATTTAATGCTATCTCCTATTGAGAAAGGTATAAGACAGAATAATTTGCCATTACACCTGAAGATTCAGTATGAGCAACTCCCCTTAGATGCACTTGCCTCTCTTCCAAAAAAATCAGCATTTGCTATTTTTATGGATACCAATACACCAAGACACCTAGCACACTCTCTTTTTGATTTATCAGATCAAACATTAAATAGTCACCCACATCTAAAACCATATTCAAAAATTTATGATGCTCATATTTTAGGAGATGGATCTCATAGCCGTATTTTACAAAGTTTCGGTTTAACAGCCTCGGATCAACTTGCAACTGACGAAGATATTTACATCCCTGCTGGGCAAAATTTCTTGCTTGAAGAAATTCAATGGAGCAAAATTGAAAGTACAGATGTTATAGATATCTATTTAAAATCGTAA
- a CDS encoding PD-(D/E)XK nuclease family protein — MYEKRQFPEYSWSLSRHKTFLECSRKYAFQYYMSHNGWLKDSNVLAKDAYRLKNLTNLEMFFGKIVHELIEKILKNFLENDTVPNEDSLNKIIKNQLNQGFWESMNSKLLWEMKPKHYTMFHEIYYEGKLMSEKIEEIKYRLNVCMKHFLASHTFQEIQSRNKTEVFEFEQFRSMKWNGIKVFIVMDMVYRDLENNKWIIVDWKTGKASDEDRGQLALYAKYLKDKFKLKDFSEIEVRNEYLLEGFHKTYKLTRHDIENINFVFELSNEKMSLLLEDPIENKPLDLENFEKTIYESKCMRCNFKELCEMY; from the coding sequence ATGTACGAGAAAAGACAATTTCCCGAATATTCCTGGTCTCTATCAAGGCATAAAACGTTTTTAGAGTGTAGCCGCAAATATGCCTTTCAGTATTACATGAGTCACAACGGTTGGCTTAAAGATTCGAATGTTTTAGCAAAAGATGCATACCGCTTAAAAAATCTAACGAATCTTGAAATGTTTTTTGGGAAAATCGTTCATGAACTTATTGAAAAAATTCTTAAGAACTTTCTTGAGAATGATACAGTTCCTAATGAAGATTCGCTTAACAAAATCATTAAAAACCAGTTGAATCAAGGGTTTTGGGAGTCAATGAATAGCAAATTATTATGGGAAATGAAGCCGAAACATTATACGATGTTTCATGAAATCTACTATGAAGGGAAACTGATGTCAGAAAAAATAGAAGAAATAAAGTATCGCTTAAATGTTTGCATGAAACATTTCTTAGCAAGTCATACATTTCAAGAAATTCAAAGCAGAAACAAGACAGAAGTTTTTGAATTTGAACAATTTAGATCGATGAAATGGAACGGAATAAAGGTTTTCATTGTTATGGATATGGTATATAGAGATCTTGAAAATAATAAATGGATTATTGTTGATTGGAAAACTGGAAAAGCATCAGATGAAGATCGGGGCCAATTAGCTCTGTATGCCAAATATTTAAAAGATAAATTTAAACTCAAGGATTTTTCAGAAATAGAAGTACGTAATGAATACCTATTAGAAGGGTTCCATAAAACATACAAATTAACCCGACATGATATAGAAAATATTAATTTTGTTTTTGAATTAAGTAATGAAAAGATGAGCTTATTGTTAGAGGACCCTATTGAGAATAAACCTCTCGACTTAGAAAATTTCGAAAAAACAATTTACGAATCGAAATGTATGCGGTGTAACTTCAAAGAGCTTTGCGAGATGTATTAG